The proteins below come from a single Vicia villosa cultivar HV-30 ecotype Madison, WI unplaced genomic scaffold, Vvil1.0 ctg.003487F_1_1, whole genome shotgun sequence genomic window:
- the LOC131641049 gene encoding uncharacterized protein LOC131641049 gives MTTVEKRQTLIQPIQEKEIFDALHDIGDTKALGMDGYNAKNFKSYWDTMKQDVISAVCYWFKYNTMSKGFNSTLVLTANLAKVIGSIIGHNQAVFIPGQQIHKHILLAYELIRGYTRKHGTLRCMIQLDLQKAYDMLNWKSLDTILHEMGIPNQFVNWIMNGVTTITYRYNINGEHSKLMKAERGIRQGDPISPFLFVIVMEYMSRLLHQMQLNPNFDHHLKCEKLELTHLTFVDDILLLARGDVGSVTLIHQTLQRRGLPFRYLGVPLTSKKLTVAHYLPLIDKILSRIQHWSARLLSHAGRVQLVKVVGFAIANYWLQCIPIPKAVLKKIHVACRTFIWTSGISTNRKSPISWKNMCKPMVKGGLCNTPFSTQHLY, from the exons atgacaactgttgAGAAAAGACAGACTCTAATTCAACCAatacaagaaaaagaaatatttgatGCTCTGCATGATATTGGTGATACTAAGGCTCTAGGGATGGATGGCTACAATGCAAAAAATTTCAAGAGTTATTGGGACACTATGAAGCAGGATGTTATCAGTGCAGTCTGCTACTGGTTCAAGTACAACACTATGTCCAAAGGGTTCAATAGCACACTT GTGTTAACAGCCAACCTTGCAAAGGTTATAGGATCTATAATTGGGCATAACCAAGCTGTGTTTATTCCTGGTCAACAAATACATAAGCATATCCTTCTAGCTTATGAGCTGATTAGAGGCTACACTAGGAAGCATGGCACTCTTAGATGCATGATTCAGCTCGATCTGCAGAAGGCATACGATATGCTCAATTGGAAATCTTTAGATACCATTCTTCATGAGATGGGGATCCCTAACCAATTTGTGAATTGGATTATGAATGGTGTTACCACTATCACTTACAGATACAACATTAATGGTGAGCACTCCAAGTTAATGAAAGCTGAGAGGGGCATAAGACAGGGAGATCCAATTTCACCCTTTCTCTTTGTGATTGTCATGGAGTACATGAGTAGACTACTTCATCAGATGCAACTAAATCCCAACTTCGATCACCATTTAAAATGTGAAAAGTTAGAGCTCACCCACCTAACTTTTGTTGATGATATCCTCCTCCTTGCTAGAGGAGATGTTGGATCTGTCACACTGATACACCAAACTCTGCAG AGAAGGGGGCTACCCTTTAGATATCTTGGGGTACCCTTAACTAGCAAGAAATTGACTGTTGCTCACTACCTTCCCCTTATTGATAAAATTCTGAGCAGAATCCAACACTGGAGTGCTAGATTACTTAGTCATGCAGGTAGGGTTCAATTGGTGAAAGTTGTAGGGTTTGCTATAGCCAACTATTGGCTTCAGTGTATCCCTATTCCTAAAGCTGTGCTTAAGAAGATTCATGTAGCTTGTAGGACTTTCATATGGACAAGTGGCATCTCCACCAACAGGAAAAGTCCTATTTCCTGGAAGAATATGTGTAAGCCTATGGTGAAAGGTGgtctctgtaacaccccattttctacccaACATTTATATTAA